One Salvelinus fontinalis isolate EN_2023a chromosome 27, ASM2944872v1, whole genome shotgun sequence genomic region harbors:
- the LOC129825506 gene encoding gremlin-1-like, with translation MKTSTVFASAMVLGLFFCPLRSAAGGGFQGASPHPYKYNSSPNKSERSPQQPPQNGFVSRQMGPVTATDEVLESSQEALHVTERRYLKLDWCKTQPLKQAIHEEGCVSRTIINRFCYGQCNSFYIPRHIYQDDGAFQSCSTCKPKTFTTVTYTLICPGQSPSTQKKRVQRVKTCHCASIDLD, from the coding sequence ATGAAGACATCAACAGTATTTGCCTCGGCCATGGTGTTGGGACTATTCTTCTGTCCGCTGAGGAGCGCAGCGGGAGGTGGCTTCCAGGGCGCCTCTCCGCACCCATACAAATACAACTCCAGCCCCAACAAGTCGGAGCGCTCACCGCAGCAGCCACCACAGAACGGATTTGTCTCCCGCCAAATGGGGCCAGTAACGGCCACTGACGAGGTTCTAGAATCCAGCCAAGAAGCCCTACACGTCACGGAGCGCCGGTACCTGAAACTGGACTGGTGCAAAACGCAGCCGCTGAAGCAAGCGATCCACGAGGAAGGATGCGTCAGCCGCACTATAATCAATCGTTTCTGTTACGGGCAGTGTAACTCCTTCTACATCCCCCGACACATCTACCAAGATGACGGGGCTTTCCAATCGTGTTCCACCTGTAAACCGAAAACATTCACTACCGTCACCTACACCCTCATCTGTCCAGGCCAGTCACCCAGCACCCAGAAGAAACGCGTCCAGCGCGTAAAGACGTGCCACTGCGCTTCCATAGACCTGGATTAG